One genomic segment of Virgibacillus doumboii includes these proteins:
- a CDS encoding (2Fe-2S)-binding protein — protein MMRIKEHPILGELERRPVTITFNGLDYEAREGESIAAALLANDIRVLGYSDKDRKPRGIYCGIGHCFECRVTVNGKRSVRACITEVKDQMKIESQDGEDT, from the coding sequence ATGATGCGGATAAAGGAGCATCCAATTCTTGGTGAACTGGAACGGAGACCGGTAACGATTACGTTTAATGGGCTAGATTACGAGGCTCGTGAAGGAGAGTCGATTGCCGCTGCGTTACTTGCCAATGATATTCGTGTTCTTGGTTATTCCGACAAAGACAGGAAGCCGCGTGGAATCTATTGCGGGATTGGTCATTGTTTTGAATGTCGTGTAACGGTTAATGGTAAACGAAGTGTCCGGGCATGCATTACTGAAGTGAAGGATCAAATGAAAATTGAATCCCAGGATGGGGAAGACACATGA
- a CDS encoding (2Fe-2S)-binding protein, producing the protein MTEDVVICRCEEVMLSEIEAAIESGTTAKAIKLKTRAGMGICQGRTCRPLIEQAVSYYKQDMEGLTFAEPVRPLTLAELVGEGKELE; encoded by the coding sequence ATGACCGAAGATGTAGTAATCTGCAGGTGTGAGGAAGTCATGTTGAGTGAAATCGAAGCAGCCATTGAAAGTGGAACAACTGCGAAGGCAATAAAATTGAAAACGCGGGCCGGCATGGGGATATGCCAGGGAAGAACGTGCCGGCCGCTAATCGAGCAGGCCGTTTCTTATTATAAACAGGATATGGAAGGATTGACGTTTGCCGAGCCGGTGCGGCCTTTAACATTGGCTGAATTGGTTGGGGAAGGAAAGGAATTGGAATGA